The Vibrio sp. 16 genome segment TATTTGTTGGCGTGTTACAAAATGGAGCTCAAAAGCGGAGGCAATTATACTCATCCGTCCATTGATAAAGTAATGCCATCCTCACAGTTTCTGCGAAGATTCATCATGCGTTCACTCATTTACGTGAACAAGATCACCATTCACTCTCTGGGTAATCACTAAAAACACATTTTATTTAGAATTTATTCACAAATACCGAACGCCGAATTGCTATTTTTCCAAACGTTTTCAGCAATCGTTTGCTCTGACATTCCTTTTAACGATGCGAGACAGGACACTATTTCACCAATCATCTTCGGATGATTGGCCTTGCCCTGATGTCCATTTAGTGGCATGTCGGGTGCATCAGTCTCAAGGACTAATTTCTCAACGGGCAACTGAGCCACAGTTTGCCTCGTTTTGTTCGCTCTCGGGTAAGTAATTACACCACCAACACCGATATAAAATCCCAGCTCTATAAACTGCATCGCTTGCTGATAACTGCCCGAAAAGCCGTGTAAAACACCACCAAATTGGAAACGACACTGCTTCAATATTTGTAGAGTTCGGTTGTGCGTTTTTCTGCTGTGGAGAATCAGAGGAAGTTGAAATAATGTTGCCAATTTCACCTGAGCGATAAAAATGTGTTCCTGCTCAGCGGCACTGATATTAACAAGGCCATCTAAGCCACATTCGCCAACGGCAACACAGAACTCCGTTCGGGTCCGAAGCCGATTTTCTAGCTCAATAAGGTAATCACCGCTTTCATCAGTCAGAAAATAAGGGTGTAAGCCTAGCGCATGATAAACGCCGTGAAACTGAGAAGATAAGGCTTCTACTTCTTGCCAGTTTTGTGGACCCACTGTGGGAATAACAAAGCGCTCTACGCCACACTGGTTTGCCTGGGCGAGATTGTCAGAAAAGTTGTCGGCGAATGGTTCAAAGTCGAAGTGGCAATGAGTATCAAAAAGGCGCATGGTTACTGCGCCTTATCACAAGTCTTGTCTTGGCTGTTTGGATCGCGTCGATATGGAACGCAGCTCCGCTTGTTTTCAGGTGTTAGCCCCATCGACAAACACCAAGCATCATATTTTGCTACCAAACGCTTAATCCATCCCAGCATGCCTGACTCCTTGATTACTGCTCTTCGCGCTTGAAGACCAATTCTGTTGGCGTTGACTCTTCTTCCACGAAGTAATAGCCGGCTACATCAAACTTGGTAAGCTGTGCGACACTCGAGATACGATTTTCAATAATGTAGCGCGCCATCATGCCGCGAGCCTTCTTCGCATAAAAGCTGATCACTTTGTACTGACCATTCTTACAATCTTTGAAGATAGGAGTAATCACCTGCGCATCTAACGCTTTGGGTTTTACCGCTTTGAAGTATTCGTTGGACGCTAAGTTAATGAGGACATTATCACCTTGTGCAGCAATCGCCTCATTCAGTTTGTCGGTAATGACGTTACCCCAAAACTGATACAAGTTCGTGCCTTTATCATTCGCTAGCTTAGTTCCCATCTCGAGGCGATATGGCTGCATCAAGTCCAGCGGCTTTAGCAATCCGTATAGACCGGACAACATACGAAGATGTTTCTGGGCATACTCAAAATCCGCCTCAGTCAAAGATTCTGCATCTAACCCCGTGTACACATCCCCTTTGAACGCCAAGATAGCTTGTCGAGCGTTGTCTGTTGTGAACTCTTCACTCCACTCTTGAAAGCGACCAACATTCAAATCGGCAATCTTGTCGCTGACTTTCATCAAGCTCGCCACATCCGCCGGCGTCAGTTTACGACAAACCTCGATCAGCTCTTTTGAGTAATCAATCAACTCAGGCTGAGTGAACGTCTCTGTCGCAAGAGGAGATTCATAATCTAACGTTTTCGCAGGTGATACGACAATTAACATGACTTTACTTAACCCTTCTCTATTATTTATAACGTTTAGGGTACAAAAAAAGCCACACATTGTCTGCATGGCTTTTTGAATCGTATTAATAGGTAAACGCTATAGTGAACGATTAATCTTTCTTGCTTTGATCCCAGATCCCATCTTCAAGCTGAGACCTCAGTTCCGGGAAATCGTTCGAATCAAATGTCGGCACTTTACCTTCATCAAGCTGACGGTTGTAGTCTTTTGCCAGCTTAATCACGATACCAGACAGTAGGATGATCGCCACTAAGTTAACAATTGCCATTAAGCCCATTGATACGTCTGCTAACGCCCAAACAACTGGCAGCGAGGCAACCGCGCCAAACATAACCATACCAAGAACAATCACACGGAAGATTCCAAGACCCGCTTTGTGGTTATGCTCAAGGAAGATAAGGTTCGTTTCTGCGTAAGAGTAGTTAGCAATGATTGAGGTAAATGCGAAGAAGAAAATCGCAACCGCAACAAAGATACCCCCCCACTCGCCAACCTGAGAGCTTAAGGCTGTCTGAGTTAGCTCGATACCTGTCACTTCACCGTGTGGTACGTACTCACCTGACATCAAGATAATCGCAACCGTCGCCGAACAAAT includes the following:
- a CDS encoding TatD family hydrolase; translated protein: MRLFDTHCHFDFEPFADNFSDNLAQANQCGVERFVIPTVGPQNWQEVEALSSQFHGVYHALGLHPYFLTDESGDYLIELENRLRTRTEFCVAVGECGLDGLVNISAAEQEHIFIAQVKLATLFQLPLILHSRKTHNRTLQILKQCRFQFGGVLHGFSGSYQQAMQFIELGFYIGVGGVITYPRANKTRQTVAQLPVEKLVLETDAPDMPLNGHQGKANHPKMIGEIVSCLASLKGMSEQTIAENVWKNSNSAFGICE
- a CDS encoding DUF5363 family protein → MLGWIKRLVAKYDAWCLSMGLTPENKRSCVPYRRDPNSQDKTCDKAQ
- the yaaA gene encoding peroxide stress protein YaaA, producing the protein MLIVVSPAKTLDYESPLATETFTQPELIDYSKELIEVCRKLTPADVASLMKVSDKIADLNVGRFQEWSEEFTTDNARQAILAFKGDVYTGLDAESLTEADFEYAQKHLRMLSGLYGLLKPLDLMQPYRLEMGTKLANDKGTNLYQFWGNVITDKLNEAIAAQGDNVLINLASNEYFKAVKPKALDAQVITPIFKDCKNGQYKVISFYAKKARGMMARYIIENRISSVAQLTKFDVAGYYFVEEESTPTELVFKREEQ